Part of the Nicotiana sylvestris chromosome 5, ASM39365v2, whole genome shotgun sequence genome is shown below.
AATacataaatgcggttctgaggactgctcgagctagatgctccacctctgcctctaccatgactcattggtgcttgtggaccttgcctaagggggcgtactgatgatgacgaaccagctaCAGATTCCGGTAACTGatctatgcttgcatcacctctcgtcagacaatccctcataacgtggcctggataaccacaagtataacaaataccCAATCCCATATGGCACTGCCCGGCATGCTGCTTACCACACTAAGTACATCATGGCAAGGGCTGCCTCATCTAACTTGACTCATCCCTATACTGAGAACTTGAGGCCCTGGAATTCTGACCAGGCCCTAAATATGTGGAAcaatcaaatctcttaccgccaaactggGAGGGTGTGCTAGCCGTTGGCTGGGCTGGATACCTCGGGTAATGTTGTCTCTGACCACCTCagaactcaccagaaggacccgaaggcctcgctctcttattctgggcccatCATGCTCGTGATCCATCCTATGCTTCTGCTTATgatcctctacaccctgagcgtatgcctgaatacgagaaatatctatgttcgactgaagtgagaccgacatacaatcattAAGCAAGTGCGACTCTAATCTGATCACGAACcagtgaacccgatcctccatcttagatacagtAGTGGGTGCATacctagccaatgaatcaaactaaagactatactcccgaacactcatgttaccctgccgaagggtcaagaacctatcaactctagcccgtctaagctctggtggcagataatgacgaagaaaagcttctgtaaacttctgccatactgctggaggggcatcctcacctctggacaattctcAAGattcgtaccaattaactgcaacatctcggagtctataggaagctagctcaattgactcagtcgtagtggcctttattacccttaacgtcctcagcattctatcaataaatacctgagggtccttgTTTGGATCTACCCTAGTGAATACCatagggtctaaattaatgaagtcacgaaccctcgcactgaCGGACCTATCTGCATGGCCAATACATATTTCCTGACGTCGAGCCTGTGTGGATACTAATCAGGCTAATAGctgaatagcatctctcatctcctgacccagTGCATCTAGCTAAGGAGCTGGACGTACAAGGGCGGGCACTagagctggtgcccctcggagctcttctggaaaTGGCGGAGTAtatgaagtctgagatggaatctcactatgagactctTCCCGAGCCCTAGTAACTcatggcgctcgactagtagtctcaccaacTACCTACTTTCCCTTTTGGGCGGCTGTAGTCTTTGGAGGCATCgttgaaaatataacatatcgttaggaacatgaattcttatatcACACGATCTAAGacaaaaagagaggataacatcctatatgtattgtagcctcctgtttataagcgtggtgcacaacacacccataaacaagactctactagagacgatctgtagacaaccctaggacagaactattttgataccacttttgtcacgacccaaaccgaagcgCCGCAatgggtgcccgagtcctacttatcgaacacccctaagcatgcgtctaagctATAATCCTAGTTAATATCTACTAAATTACGAGAATAACATACATGCGAAATACAGTAGGTGAGCCGGCAAGGccgctatagacaactatatacccatAACTGAAAGCCgataaggccacatactatccaactatacatactTGTCTACAggcctctaatagaaatacaactgtacaaaTACGGGACTGAGCTATGTCATACCTATGTATATGtacaagcatatcgtaccaaaatcaaaagcagctccggatcaagtggagcacgccaactctcgctgatcaaggatcctaagaagggggaccgttatCTTGCCTACCTatacctacgggcatgaaatgcaggccttGAAAataggacatcagtacgaataatgtactgagtatgtaaggcatgtaagtCAGTACATAAAAGACAGATTAAACATGGAGTGAAGAAACTCATATGTAAATCTAAATAacttgtaaattctgaaacatttataatgtcatgcacgtgcatataaatgtcgtgtcatgcataggtataggtgtacataatatcatcaagcctctgagggcatcccatcatatcgtctcggccactgtaggcaacatcatcaacatataccaactgatcaggtggtgatgcatatataacgtcgtaacctttttctcGTATCCCatttaaatataatatacatatatacacgtatgtAACGCCATCTAGccatgggtcaatgtatatgtataaatgcataaaatgcataagaaatacgttaataagattttctcggaatgtgATATAACTCAATAtgtctttcggataaactttatcaaatacgtattcttctgagacccatgaacagacgataaaataataagacttatgggaGAACAAGAATAtgcacatctctagcatttctatgaatagagtaatttatggaagttgtgcatttacacatttcgtttgtgtcgtatagatcatgcctaaaagaaagaagggatggccttaacatacctagagtagagaaaaaaatccgtatgatgttcttgaaAAAGGTTACACCGTACTCATTTAGTTGTAATAATTCACGTGTTTGTTAAAAATCATAAGGATGGCTAGCGAAAGGCCTTGTATTTTGGAAATTCCTTTTGTTCTTGACAACTTATCAGAATGTTAAAGTGATATATTGATTTGGGTTTAGCTTTTGTTTTTGAAGTGCTTTCCAATTTGAAAGGAAAGTGTATGGTTTCTATTACTAAGAGACTTATTAAGTCTTATGACTAAGAGACTAGGTAGACTTGTCTCTTTTACGTAAAGTCTTGTTTCCTAGATAGCCACCTAAGCTAATGTGACCCTTAGTCACTTTTTTATCATGTGGTTAGCTGTCAAGTTTTGGGGTGGAAATTATTAATCTTTATGCACTTATtatttaattaggtaatgtcccgttacccgataattaaccaattacccgaacaattaaaaattatctcaaattacttaaagttctatttatttttaatatactttatacatcatattatcatggtcatatgataccttgtatggtactagtccataaatatcgggtattatttctcgacccgtattttatcccaaatcggcaaccttcaacaaaactcgttttctttagcgtgtaccctttatcctttatgacacttacttatcacttgttataattagcataaatacgttaacctcaagataatctcatccttGAGTCTACGTTAATTAAGAGAAGACAAAACTattaacgtacgaaaacgtgaGATGTAACAGAAAGTATCTAAAAGGCTTGCTCGGccgggttcactcggttgagaGCCGATCGTGCTCCCCGAGTTTGGGGAGTGACActggtaatctatgcacatcctcatcgatctatctttcttcttcataaacaacACAGGCGCACCCCAGGGAGAGACACTAGGTTTAATGAAGCCCTTTCTAAGTAGATCTTGTAactgctctttcaattccttcaactccggcggggccatacggtatggcgggatagaaatgggtgagtgcccgaagccaaattaATATAGAAGtaaatatccctgtcgggtggcatccgcTGCAGATCTGCAGGAAACAGCTCTGGAAACTCACCAACAACTGGcactgaatccatggaaggaacctccgcattggaatcgcggacataagccaaataagccagacaccccttctcaaccatatgtcgTGCCTTCACATAGGAGATAACCCTAATGGTAGAAtgatcaggagtccctctccactctaaacgaggcaaccccggcaaggctaaggttatcgtcttggtgtgacaatccaatatagcatgataaggtgatagccaatccatacccaagatgaaatcaaaatctaccatatcaaGAACTAGAAGATCTATGCTAGTCTCAATACTCCCAATAGTAACCACACAAGAATGATAGACACGATCAACATcaatagaatctcccataggTGTGGACATATACACAGGAGCActtaaagaatcacgaggcacaaccagatatgaagcaaaataggatgacacgtaggaataagaagagcccggatcaaatagaactaaagtatcttgtcacgacccaaaatccactagtcgtgatggcacctaacccaatctgctaggtaagccaactatacTATCCAATTCCCATAATATTTAATAAGGTAGTTTAAACAagagaattatctaaatcttatatactttcccaaggactggtaatacaaatcatgagcttctaagaatagaatttacaaagctaatatgaagtaaatacatcttttGTTTGAAAAGTAtataaacagagttttataaatctactgctaccatgaacaagaggtagCTACAACCGGAACGCAGGTACATGTTCAAATCCAACAACCAtcgaacacagcaacaacaacagacAACATCTGCACGTAatgtgcaaaagtgtagtatccgtacaaccgaccccatgtactggtaagtaacaaacctaaccataggttgaaagtagtgacgagctggaacataggttgGGTCCAACACACTTAACCAACAGCAGTTCATAACAATGTAGAGCATATAAATGatgaagtaactcagagataaaatgctcagcttttTCACAGTTTTTCGAAAATAGTTCCGCTTTTCAAGAATATAAATGAAACTCAAATACTTTACCAAAATCGTCgtaaaatatgagatagtttgaaaactgtaatttttttaaaatccttttcacaataaataagatgtttcaatTTCTAACAATATCCATGTCCTaagaagatccatccctcaatataatcaaccgcacTTACTGGGGTGTGTACggactccggagaggctccttcagcccaagcgctttcACTAGCCAGATCcaggcataaatcaatataacatactgcggcgtgcaacccgatcccataacggtcactcataatcaggctctcagcctcactcagtcatcaatctctccagtctcactcaggggctcacaatgtcatgaagaCTAACccagaacaatgatatgatgtgccaatgAATAATAACTGAGATTGAGATGTGATATAAAtacatgaatatgactgagtacgaaatatcaatgaaaaccaatgagatgacagcaagaaatgaccactataggtcccaacagtatcggcataaagcctaaacatgatatctagtatgattaacagctcaattactttatcacaagGTGAAAAGACAGATATAAACAAGATAGGGCCACTATACAGTGCCATGGAAAataacagagtcacaattcacagggtgcacgc
Proteins encoded:
- the LOC138869388 gene encoding uncharacterized protein, with the protein product MSTPMGDSIDVDRVYHSCVVTIGSIETSIDLLVLDMVDFDFILGMDWLSPYHAILDCHTKTITLALPGLPRLEWRGTPDHSTIRVISYVKARHMVEKGCLAYLAYVRDSNAEVPSMDSVPVVGEFPELFPADLQRMPPDRDIYFYINLASGTHPFLSRHTVWPRRS